One SAR86 cluster bacterium genomic window carries:
- a CDS encoding disulfide bond formation protein B, with protein MKAFFQNYLDFFITFCSGFVVLSQYYLENIEGLTPCNLCLIQSYTARTVFVIFLIKVLTPILKTYFDILGILALTIGLSAGSRQIYLQNLPKDQLPDGLCDMPFDVIFNIYPFFEGIQKIFIGSSKCAEEVWTFLSLNIAEWSTIYFASMILLILLRYLLIFTNMTK; from the coding sequence GTGAAAGCATTTTTTCAAAACTATTTAGATTTTTTTATTACTTTTTGCTCGGGATTTGTTGTTCTAAGTCAATATTATCTTGAAAATATAGAGGGCCTTACGCCGTGTAATCTATGTTTAATTCAATCTTACACAGCTAGAACTGTTTTTGTAATTTTTCTGATTAAGGTGTTAACGCCGATATTAAAAACTTATTTTGATATTCTTGGAATTTTAGCTTTGACTATAGGTCTATCAGCAGGAAGTAGACAAATATATCTACAAAATTTGCCTAAGGATCAACTGCCTGATGGCTTATGTGACATGCCCTTTGATGTGATATTTAATATTTATCCATTTTTTGAAGGTATTCAAAAAATCTTCATTGGTAGCAGCAAGTGTGCAGAAGAAGTTTGGACGTTTTTATCTTTAAATATTGCCGAATGGTCGACTATCTATTTTGCTTCAATGATTTTATTAATACTGTTAAGATACCTTTTAATTTTTACAAACATGACTAAATAA
- the polA gene encoding DNA polymerase I has protein sequence MDFQPNVILIDGTSYIYRAFHALPPLTTSAGKPTGATRGFAAMLNKLIKTYPEIPMVMVFDAKGQNFRNDYYEKYKANRPPMPNELRHQIEDIKKLCGLFNFTVQEVEDVEADDVIATLVSNFSEDKILISSPDKDLTQLVNENVIQHNSMSDIFFDENGVKEKFGVFPNKVAELLALVGDKSDNIPGITKVGEKTAAKWLNEYGSLDEVIKNAENITGKVGENLREEKNVLQRNFFLVSLKNDINLGLQKSDISIPKANSSGLQEFYRGLEFNTFIEHEDNKSAGVEYKSVKSLEELERLSSQFHNCDYFSFDTETTSLDVNIAQIVGFSFCFESGKAFYVPLEHNESTDLSKDVGIKWLKEILPKNSSKLIGQNLKYDLAVLSKEGIYLESFLADTMLMSYVLNSTASRHNLDALSEYYLNFKTIKYEDVIGKGAKKYKSFADVPIKEATNYAAEDADITLRLYEKLSDLLDEGAQDILKKMEYPLLTVLMQMEKDGARVDTGHLKKLSNNFGDQLMKLAKKIHDASGSVFNIDSPKQLSEVLFEKLKIETKGLKKTSTGYYSTSESVLQKLANENPIVKDILNYRSLAKLKSTYTDKLSEICDASSRVHTSYQQAVTSTGRLSSSEPNLQNIPIRTPEGVTIREAFVASEGKKILAMDYSQIELRLMAHYSKDQIMLDSFKNNEDIHKRTASEVFSVEMENVTDEMRRRAKTINFGLLYGMSAFGLSNQLSVSRAEAEEFLLNYFAKYSSIKVFMKDVVEQAKKDKYVSTLYGRKIHVPNIESPNYMLRQASERAAVNGPLQGSAADIIKRAMINIFKESGGNEKDIKMILQVHDELVFEVPEDYDEKNISYLIDLMEESSSIDVPLKVEYGFGSNWREAH, from the coding sequence ATGGATTTTCAACCGAACGTTATTCTAATAGATGGAACCTCATACATTTATCGAGCATTCCATGCATTGCCACCTTTAACTACATCAGCTGGGAAACCTACTGGAGCAACTAGAGGATTTGCAGCAATGTTGAACAAATTAATAAAAACGTACCCTGAAATACCTATGGTTATGGTCTTTGATGCAAAGGGACAAAATTTTAGAAATGATTATTATGAAAAATATAAAGCAAATAGACCTCCAATGCCTAATGAACTTAGACATCAGATTGAGGATATAAAAAAATTATGTGGACTATTTAATTTTACTGTACAGGAAGTTGAGGACGTTGAAGCAGATGACGTTATCGCTACTTTAGTTTCTAATTTTTCTGAAGATAAAATTTTAATATCTTCTCCAGATAAAGATCTAACTCAACTAGTGAATGAAAATGTGATTCAACATAATTCAATGAGTGATATTTTCTTTGATGAAAATGGTGTTAAAGAAAAATTTGGAGTTTTCCCAAATAAGGTTGCTGAATTACTTGCTCTAGTAGGAGATAAATCAGATAACATCCCAGGAATTACAAAAGTGGGAGAAAAAACTGCCGCTAAATGGCTTAATGAATATGGAAGTTTAGATGAAGTTATTAAAAATGCTGAAAATATCACGGGAAAAGTTGGTGAAAATCTTAGAGAGGAAAAAAATGTTTTACAGAGAAATTTCTTTTTGGTCAGCTTAAAAAATGATATTAATTTAGGACTTCAAAAAAGTGATATCTCAATTCCAAAAGCAAATAGTAGCGGGCTACAAGAATTTTATAGGGGTTTAGAGTTCAATACATTTATTGAACATGAGGACAATAAAAGTGCAGGTGTAGAGTACAAGTCTGTAAAATCTCTTGAGGAGCTAGAGAGGCTTTCATCTCAATTTCATAATTGCGATTACTTTAGCTTTGATACTGAAACAACATCATTGGATGTAAATATTGCACAAATAGTTGGTTTTTCTTTTTGCTTTGAATCTGGAAAAGCTTTTTATGTACCTTTAGAACATAATGAGAGCACTGATCTTTCAAAGGATGTTGGAATAAAATGGTTAAAAGAAATCCTTCCTAAAAACTCATCAAAGCTTATAGGGCAGAATTTAAAATATGATTTAGCAGTTCTTTCAAAAGAAGGAATTTACCTAGAGTCCTTTCTTGCTGATACGATGCTTATGTCATACGTATTAAACAGCACTGCATCAAGACATAACCTAGATGCACTTTCTGAGTATTATCTCAATTTTAAAACTATTAAATATGAGGATGTAATAGGAAAAGGAGCAAAGAAATATAAATCATTTGCTGATGTGCCAATTAAAGAAGCAACAAATTATGCTGCTGAAGATGCTGATATAACTTTGCGGTTATATGAAAAATTGTCTGATCTGCTTGATGAAGGAGCTCAAGATATTTTAAAAAAAATGGAATACCCATTATTAACTGTTTTAATGCAAATGGAGAAAGATGGAGCACGTGTAGACACAGGACATCTAAAAAAATTATCAAATAATTTTGGTGATCAACTTATGAAATTAGCAAAAAAAATACATGATGCTTCCGGCTCCGTCTTTAATATTGATTCGCCAAAACAACTTAGCGAAGTACTTTTCGAAAAACTAAAAATTGAAACAAAAGGTCTTAAAAAAACTAGCACAGGATACTACTCAACATCAGAGAGCGTGTTACAAAAATTAGCCAACGAAAATCCTATTGTCAAAGATATTCTTAATTACAGGTCATTGGCAAAACTTAAAAGCACTTATACAGATAAGCTGTCCGAAATTTGTGATGCTTCTTCCAGAGTTCATACGTCCTACCAGCAAGCTGTAACATCAACAGGAAGACTATCATCTTCAGAACCTAATCTTCAAAATATACCTATTAGAACTCCAGAGGGAGTGACAATACGAGAAGCTTTTGTGGCTTCAGAGGGCAAAAAGATTCTAGCAATGGACTACTCACAAATCGAATTAAGACTAATGGCACATTATTCCAAAGATCAAATTATGCTGGATTCTTTTAAAAATAATGAGGACATTCATAAAAGAACAGCATCAGAGGTTTTCTCAGTTGAAATGGAAAATGTAACAGACGAAATGCGGAGAAGGGCTAAGACCATAAACTTTGGTTTGCTTTATGGAATGAGCGCATTTGGTCTTTCAAATCAATTATCAGTATCTAGGGCTGAAGCTGAGGAGTTCCTTCTAAATTACTTCGCCAAATACTCCTCCATAAAGGTATTTATGAAAGATGTTGTGGAACAAGCAAAAAAAGATAAATACGTCTCCACTCTCTACGGCAGAAAAATTCATGTTCCTAATATTGAGTCACCAAATTACATGCTAAGACAAGCTTCAGAAAGAGCAGCAGTTAACGGCCCTTTGCAAGGTAGTGCTGCCGATATTATTAAAAGAGCAATGATTAATATCTTTAAAGAATCTGGAGGCAATGAAAAGGATATAAAAATGATACTGCAAGTCCATGATGAGTTAGTTTTCGAAGTTCCAGAAGATTACGATGAAAAAAATATTTCTTACTTAATTGATTTGATGGAAGAGAGCTCTTCGATTGATGTGCCACTAAAAGTCGAGTATGGCTTTGGCTCAAATTGGCGAGAGGCTCATTAG
- the yihA gene encoding ribosome biogenesis GTP-binding protein YihA/YsxC translates to MDRHTINLEFFASYELFEQIPSLNCQEIAFVGASNSGKSTAINLLANNKKLSYTSKKPGKTKLFNYFKKDNNFIVDFPGYGFANISKSQIKSWQRELPRYFEERENLKYAFLFIDSNSFYKSKKIKETDIQMIEYLNKLNLPFHIVLTKIDKLKNGQIIEVSKNFEENFQSFYLLSNKDIGLVTTLAKKIDKLI, encoded by the coding sequence ATGGACCGTCATACTATAAATTTAGAATTTTTTGCTAGTTATGAACTTTTTGAGCAAATACCAAGTCTCAATTGTCAGGAAATTGCATTTGTAGGAGCGTCTAACTCAGGCAAATCCACAGCTATTAATTTATTGGCAAATAATAAAAAGCTCTCTTATACCAGTAAGAAGCCAGGGAAAACAAAGTTATTTAATTATTTTAAAAAAGATAATAATTTTATTGTTGATTTTCCTGGATACGGATTTGCAAATATTTCAAAATCTCAAATCAAGTCATGGCAGAGGGAATTACCCAGATATTTTGAAGAGAGAGAAAATTTAAAATATGCTTTTCTATTTATAGACTCAAATTCCTTTTATAAATCAAAGAAAATTAAAGAAACTGATATACAAATGATTGAGTATCTCAACAAACTCAATTTGCCATTTCATATAGTTCTTACAAAAATAGATAAGCTTAAGAATGGGCAAATAATTGAAGTTTCAAAAAACTTTGAAGAAAATTTTCAGAGCTTTTATCTTTTAAGTAACAAAGATATTGGATTGGTAACGACCCTAGCAAAAAAAATCGATAAATTAATCTAA
- a CDS encoding c-type cytochrome — protein MKNLIYLPLLISGLLLADDYEDEVRDRLNKYSGSTIAVDNGSQESEEVVSRSGKEVYDIGCAACHTAGLAGSPLLGDQSQWEARLVKGVETLTNNAYNGYNAMPAKGLCMDCSKEEIRASVDYMLEALTVD, from the coding sequence ATGAAAAATTTGATTTATCTTCCACTGTTAATATCAGGTCTTCTTTTAGCAGATGATTATGAAGATGAAGTAAGAGACAGACTCAATAAATATTCAGGCAGTACTATTGCTGTTGATAATGGTTCGCAAGAGAGTGAGGAAGTTGTTTCAAGGAGCGGTAAGGAAGTTTATGATATTGGCTGTGCTGCATGCCATACTGCTGGCCTAGCTGGCTCTCCATTATTGGGTGATCAATCTCAATGGGAAGCTAGACTTGTAAAAGGCGTAGAGACATTAACAAATAATGCATACAACGGCTATAATGCAATGCCTGCCAAAGGTCTTTGTATGGATTGTTCAAAAGAAGAAATTAGAGCTTCAGTAGATTACATGCTCGAGGCTTTAACAGTCGACTAA
- a CDS encoding accessory factor UbiK family protein, with translation MFNPFGMGKDLKGMEKMVKPALEKFMKDSGFVKKDELEQLIAKVDQLEKRIEELEQKI, from the coding sequence ATGTTTAATCCTTTTGGAATGGGCAAAGATTTAAAAGGCATGGAAAAAATGGTGAAACCTGCCCTTGAAAAATTTATGAAAGATTCTGGTTTTGTTAAAAAAGATGAGCTAGAACAACTAATTGCTAAGGTTGATCAATTAGAAAAAAGAATTGAAGAACTAGAGCAGAAAATTTAG
- a CDS encoding HAD family hydrolase, producing the protein MDNTVWPNNKVIVEAEKAMWDFVFAKFPEIYNEYDDKRISEIRVTLVEKNPNLKFDLTSFRKEIIKYILQEVGADESEAAYYSNEAFNEFFKSRNKVQLYKDAKIIIERLFRKTKVASLSNGNADLKLIGIDHIFDFSINSKDVQSNKPSPDHFLKALELTKCEADEVIHIGDCPINDVGGARNCNFNTIWFNSEGKKWTEIFPCELQAKNWKEVYNLVNKNFILERENV; encoded by the coding sequence TTGGATAATACTGTGTGGCCTAACAATAAGGTTATTGTTGAGGCAGAAAAAGCAATGTGGGATTTTGTATTTGCAAAATTTCCAGAAATATACAATGAATACGACGATAAGCGTATAAGTGAAATTAGAGTAACTTTAGTTGAAAAAAATCCAAATTTAAAATTTGATTTAACTTCTTTCCGTAAGGAAATCATAAAGTATATTCTTCAAGAAGTTGGGGCTGATGAAAGTGAAGCTGCTTACTACAGCAACGAAGCTTTTAACGAATTTTTTAAATCTAGGAATAAAGTTCAATTGTACAAAGATGCAAAAATTATTATTGAAAGGCTCTTTAGAAAAACAAAGGTTGCTTCTCTTTCAAATGGAAATGCAGACCTTAAGCTTATTGGTATAGACCATATATTTGATTTCTCAATTAATTCGAAAGATGTTCAAAGCAACAAACCATCACCAGACCATTTTTTGAAAGCATTGGAATTAACAAAATGCGAAGCTGATGAAGTCATTCATATTGGAGATTGTCCAATAAATGATGTAGGGGGTGCTAGAAATTGTAACTTTAACACCATATGGTTTAATTCTGAGGGGAAAAAGTGGACTGAGATTTTCCCATGTGAATTGCAAGCTAAAAACTGGAAAGAAGTCTACAATTTAGTTAATAAAAATTTTATTTTGGAGAGAGAAAATGTTTAA
- a CDS encoding tyrosine recombinase XerC: MKENIFENLKTFLRVKNYSNHTISNYERDVKRFLAFASKTKTSIESLEQQDVTSWIFDLRKKGLGNRSILRNLSSLRNFFRYLKKIEEVDENVFENIQSPKLNETLPKALPPEDVAKLLSFEPKTMSDFRDKAFLELLYSSGLRVSEAVGLNLSSFESNYSFVKVFGKGKKERLIPVGKFAQIAIQDWINFRETKGIKTDAFFTNKYGKRISVRAFQQRLYKISVSQGMQPVHPHMLRHSFASHLLESSGDLRSIQEMLGHSSLTTTQIYTKLNFQQLAKIYDASHPHAKKEN, translated from the coding sequence ATGAAAGAGAATATTTTTGAAAATTTAAAAACTTTTTTGAGAGTTAAAAATTACTCCAATCATACAATCTCAAACTATGAGAGAGATGTTAAGAGATTTCTAGCCTTTGCGTCTAAAACAAAAACAAGCATTGAGTCGCTAGAACAGCAAGATGTAACTTCCTGGATTTTTGATTTAAGAAAAAAAGGACTCGGTAATCGCTCTATCCTTAGAAATCTTTCTTCTTTAAGAAATTTTTTTAGATATTTAAAAAAGATTGAAGAAGTAGATGAGAACGTTTTTGAAAATATTCAAAGTCCAAAACTTAATGAAACCTTGCCTAAGGCTTTACCTCCCGAAGATGTTGCAAAACTATTATCATTTGAACCAAAAACAATGTCAGACTTTCGGGATAAAGCTTTTTTAGAACTGCTCTACTCTTCAGGACTAAGGGTTTCAGAAGCAGTTGGATTGAATTTATCTTCTTTTGAGTCAAATTATTCCTTTGTAAAAGTTTTTGGAAAAGGAAAAAAAGAGAGGCTTATACCTGTTGGCAAATTTGCGCAAATAGCAATTCAAGATTGGATTAATTTTAGAGAGACCAAAGGAATCAAAACTGATGCTTTTTTTACTAATAAGTATGGTAAGAGAATTTCTGTGAGAGCTTTCCAGCAAAGATTATATAAAATCTCAGTTTCGCAAGGCATGCAACCTGTACATCCTCACATGTTGAGACATAGTTTTGCCTCTCACCTTCTTGAATCAAGTGGAGATTTAAGATCGATTCAGGAAATGTTAGGACATAGTAGCCTCACAACTACTCAAATTTATACTAAACTTAATTTCCAACAGCTGGCAAAAATTTATGATGCCTCACACCCACATGCTAAGAAAGAAAATTAA
- the tkt gene encoding transketolase, giving the protein MIKNRTVNALRFLSVDSVEKAASGHPGMPLGMADIAEVLWRKHLRHSPKNPKWFDRDRFVLSNGHGSMLLYSLLHLTGYDLTIQDLKDFRQLKSKTPGHPEFGITSGVETTTGPLGQGIANAVGMALAEKILANLLNSKKTNVIDHFTYCFLGDGCLMEGISHEAMSFAGVHELNKLICFYDSNGISIDGEISDWYKDDISLRCKAYGWNVINNIDGHNREEIDEAISVAKKSKKPTMIVCKTHIGYGAGNKQDSESSHGAALGSEIVAELRENLDWPYSEFEIPNEIYADWDASDIGQKYEDDWNEKVQTLKSENPEKAELLERLLNEKLPEKFDSNFSVFLEEILKHNEPIATRKASQKVLEFLKKNLPELIGGSADLSGSNNTNTSVSNPITSSQNGNYIYYGVREFGMNAIMNGISLHGGLIPYAGTFLVFMDYGRNAVRMAALMGIKVIFVYSHDSVALGEDGPTHQPIEHLTTLRSTPNMHTWRAASLLETAVAWKSAIQRNDGPSSLILTRQNIDNIENKSFDEVSRGGYFLRKFDDSNIQLIATGSEVSLSLEAAEILEQEGVKCNVVSVPCIEVLETNKQIYKEIFSESKINIAIECSHPNSWYAHTKNVIGIEEFGESGKGHILMEHFGFTPKKIVEKIKSFL; this is encoded by the coding sequence TTGATCAAAAACAGGACTGTAAATGCATTAAGATTTCTGTCTGTAGACAGTGTGGAGAAGGCTGCTTCAGGACATCCAGGAATGCCACTTGGCATGGCAGACATAGCAGAGGTTTTATGGCGGAAACATCTTAGACATTCCCCAAAGAATCCAAAATGGTTTGATAGAGATAGATTTGTTTTATCAAATGGACATGGCTCTATGCTCTTATATAGTCTTTTGCATCTTACTGGCTATGACTTAACTATCCAAGATCTCAAAGATTTCAGACAATTAAAATCTAAAACACCTGGTCACCCAGAATTTGGAATCACTTCAGGTGTTGAAACTACAACAGGGCCTCTTGGGCAAGGAATTGCCAATGCTGTTGGAATGGCTTTGGCAGAGAAAATCCTAGCTAATCTCCTAAATAGCAAAAAAACAAATGTGATTGATCATTTTACTTACTGCTTTTTAGGTGATGGATGTCTTATGGAAGGGATTTCACATGAAGCTATGTCTTTTGCTGGCGTTCATGAGCTTAATAAATTAATTTGCTTTTATGATTCAAATGGAATTTCAATAGATGGTGAAATAAGTGATTGGTACAAAGACGACATTTCATTAAGGTGTAAGGCATATGGATGGAATGTTATTAATAATATAGATGGACATAATAGAGAAGAAATTGATGAAGCAATTTCTGTTGCAAAGAAGTCAAAAAAACCAACTATGATTGTATGTAAAACTCATATTGGTTACGGTGCAGGCAACAAACAAGATTCTGAATCCTCTCACGGAGCTGCACTTGGGTCTGAGATCGTAGCAGAGTTAAGAGAAAATCTTGATTGGCCATATTCTGAATTTGAAATCCCTAATGAAATTTATGCAGATTGGGATGCTTCGGACATAGGTCAAAAATATGAAGACGATTGGAATGAAAAAGTACAAACCCTCAAATCAGAAAACCCTGAGAAAGCAGAACTTCTAGAAAGGTTGTTAAACGAAAAGCTGCCTGAGAAATTTGATTCTAATTTTAGTGTCTTTTTAGAAGAGATTTTAAAGCACAATGAACCAATAGCAACTAGAAAAGCTTCTCAGAAAGTTCTTGAATTCTTGAAAAAAAACCTGCCAGAATTGATAGGCGGCTCAGCTGATTTAAGTGGCTCAAATAACACCAATACAAGTGTTTCAAACCCAATTACTAGCTCCCAAAACGGAAATTATATTTATTACGGCGTTAGAGAATTTGGTATGAATGCAATAATGAATGGCATTTCTCTTCATGGAGGTCTTATTCCTTATGCAGGTACATTTTTAGTATTTATGGATTACGGGAGAAATGCAGTGAGAATGGCTGCATTGATGGGGATAAAAGTAATTTTTGTTTATTCTCATGATAGTGTTGCTCTCGGAGAAGATGGGCCCACTCATCAACCAATTGAGCATCTTACAACTTTAAGATCTACACCGAATATGCATACCTGGAGAGCAGCTTCATTATTAGAGACAGCAGTTGCTTGGAAATCAGCTATTCAAAGAAATGATGGACCGTCTTCCCTAATACTTACAAGGCAGAATATAGATAACATTGAGAATAAAAGTTTTGATGAAGTATCAAGGGGTGGATACTTTTTAAGAAAATTTGATGATTCAAACATTCAACTTATAGCTACTGGATCAGAGGTTTCTTTATCACTTGAAGCTGCTGAAATTCTTGAGCAAGAAGGAGTCAAATGTAATGTAGTAAGCGTCCCTTGTATCGAAGTTTTAGAAACTAACAAACAAATTTATAAAGAAATTTTTTCCGAAAGCAAAATTAATATTGCTATTGAGTGTAGTCATCCAAATTCTTGGTATGCTCACACAAAGAATGTAATTGGAATTGAAGAATTTGGAGAATCAGGTAAAGGTCATATATTAATGGAGCATTTTGGTTTCACCCCAAAAAAAATAGTAGAAAAAATAAAAAGTTTTTTATGA
- the pgk gene encoding phosphoglycerate kinase — translation MTDLHSIDLKNKYVGLRVDLNVPLESGEVLSPDRLSAALPTILYILEHTENLCLISHLGRPKEDDFDPNLSLKPIKEWFEKRLNKKISLENEIKKSKGIKMLENIRFFKGENENSENLGQKLADIFDVYIMDAFATAHRKSASTYGAIIKSKIKSPGLLFSNEVRNLKEILNEPNRLVSIIGGSKVSTKLEVVENLLQKSEKVIVGGGIANTFLKAVGYEIGESIYEENMLKKCSQMVKSGKVLLPERVYVASSPSATEVNLVDVEKVPKEMMILDLEFKSESVSKYFNFLWNGPLGIFEIDLFSNGTKQLIDFLSQSDRKVIAGGGETIFAINKFSEKKNFHYVSTAGGAFLEYLSGKSLPSIEALELE, via the coding sequence ATGACAGATCTTCACTCAATCGATCTTAAGAATAAGTATGTCGGGCTGAGAGTGGATTTAAATGTTCCTTTAGAAAGTGGTGAAGTATTAAGCCCTGATAGATTGTCAGCTGCTTTGCCAACAATTTTATATATTCTTGAACACACAGAAAATCTCTGCCTAATAAGCCACCTTGGTCGTCCAAAAGAGGATGATTTTGACCCAAACCTTTCTTTGAAACCAATAAAAGAGTGGTTTGAGAAAAGATTAAACAAAAAAATATCTTTAGAGAACGAAATTAAAAAAAGCAAGGGAATAAAGATGCTTGAAAATATTCGTTTTTTCAAAGGAGAAAATGAAAACTCTGAAAACTTAGGACAAAAGCTTGCAGATATTTTTGATGTTTACATTATGGATGCCTTTGCAACAGCGCACCGTAAATCTGCTTCAACTTATGGAGCTATAATTAAATCAAAGATTAAATCACCCGGACTTTTATTTAGCAATGAGGTCAGAAATTTAAAAGAAATTCTTAATGAACCGAATCGATTAGTAAGCATAATTGGTGGTTCTAAGGTTTCAACTAAGCTTGAAGTGGTTGAAAATTTACTTCAAAAGTCTGAAAAGGTTATTGTTGGAGGTGGCATTGCTAATACTTTCCTTAAAGCAGTTGGATACGAAATTGGAGAATCAATTTATGAAGAAAACATGTTAAAAAAATGCTCACAGATGGTTAAAAGTGGAAAAGTTTTATTACCAGAGAGGGTTTATGTGGCAAGCTCTCCATCTGCTACAGAAGTTAATTTAGTTGATGTTGAAAAAGTGCCAAAAGAAATGATGATTCTAGATTTAGAATTTAAGAGTGAGTCTGTATCAAAATATTTTAATTTCTTATGGAATGGCCCATTAGGTATTTTTGAGATAGATCTTTTTTCGAATGGAACAAAGCAACTTATTGATTTTTTATCTCAATCAGATAGGAAAGTAATTGCAGGTGGTGGGGAGACAATTTTTGCGATTAACAAGTTTTCTGAGAAGAAAAATTTTCATTACGTTTCCACAGCTGGAGGTGCTTTTTTAGAGTATTTATCAGGTAAAAGCCTTCCATCCATTGAGGCATTAGAGTTAGAATAG
- a CDS encoding fructose-bisphosphate aldolase class I has translation MNFSNLNSIANYIVENGKGILAADESNPTCKKRFDTISVESTEENRRDYRQLLFQAEGMSNNIGGVILFDETIRQNTNDGTPLVDLIKQKEALPGIKVDKGLAPFENSDIEKVTQGIEDLDSRCAEYFNMGALFTKWRAVISIGSNLPSQGCIEENAKLLARYAKIVQKNNMVPIVEPEVLMDGSHGIEECYDATSRTLKSLFQNLEEENVDITGTILKPNMVTPGSEYQEKIGVETVAKETLRCLHECVPDNLPAITFLSGGQSETVSTEHLDAMNKIGGSPWKLSFSYGRALQAGALKAWLGKSENVDAAQSAFSHRALMNKKAALGQWSKDLEV, from the coding sequence ATGAATTTTTCAAATTTAAACTCCATAGCGAACTATATTGTTGAAAATGGAAAAGGTATTCTTGCAGCAGATGAAAGCAATCCTACTTGTAAAAAAAGGTTTGATACAATTTCTGTAGAATCTACAGAAGAAAATCGAAGAGATTACAGACAGCTTTTATTTCAGGCTGAGGGTATGTCAAATAATATAGGCGGGGTAATCCTTTTTGATGAAACTATTCGACAAAATACTAATGATGGAACTCCCCTTGTAGATTTAATAAAACAAAAGGAAGCACTTCCAGGAATAAAAGTTGATAAGGGCCTTGCTCCTTTTGAAAACTCAGATATAGAAAAAGTTACACAAGGTATAGAGGATCTTGACTCTAGGTGTGCGGAATATTTCAATATGGGTGCTCTTTTTACAAAATGGCGAGCTGTAATAAGCATTGGAAGTAACTTACCTTCACAAGGATGCATTGAAGAAAATGCAAAACTTCTTGCTAGATATGCAAAGATTGTTCAAAAAAATAATATGGTTCCTATAGTTGAACCTGAAGTCCTAATGGATGGTAGTCATGGTATCGAAGAATGTTATGACGCTACCTCAAGAACATTAAAGTCGCTTTTTCAAAATCTTGAAGAAGAAAATGTCGACATAACAGGAACTATACTTAAGCCAAATATGGTAACACCAGGATCGGAGTACCAAGAAAAGATCGGTGTTGAAACTGTTGCTAAGGAAACCTTAAGATGTCTGCATGAGTGTGTTCCAGACAACCTTCCAGCTATTACATTTCTTTCAGGTGGACAATCAGAAACTGTTTCAACTGAACACTTAGATGCAATGAATAAAATTGGAGGTTCTCCATGGAAGTTAAGCTTTTCATATGGAAGAGCTTTACAAGCTGGAGCTTTAAAAGCTTGGCTAGGTAAATCAGAAAATGTTGATGCAGCACAAAGTGCATTTTCTCATAGGGCTTTAATGAATAAAAAAGCAGCACTGGGCCAATGGTCAAAAGATTTAGAAGTTTAA
- a CDS encoding TIGR00730 family Rossman fold protein, with translation MKKLAVFLSSGEPNFHIKSDLDQIANFLAEQKICLLYGGGKLGLMGYLSQKTKEYNGYVEGVTVDMFDKKKYTPDYIDSLEVETNFYDRKRKLNDHSDAFLILPGGIGTADEFFDVLNLASLGLITKKIIVYNKNDCWTDLLTWIDKAKNMEMLRTIPKNLVIAENIDDLIFALKSYV, from the coding sequence TTGAAAAAACTTGCAGTTTTTCTTTCTTCTGGTGAACCTAATTTCCATATAAAGTCAGATCTAGACCAAATAGCAAATTTTCTTGCCGAACAAAAAATATGCCTTTTATATGGAGGAGGTAAGCTTGGCTTGATGGGTTATCTCTCTCAAAAAACAAAAGAATATAACGGATATGTCGAAGGTGTAACAGTCGATATGTTTGACAAGAAAAAATATACTCCAGACTATATTGATTCTCTTGAAGTTGAAACAAATTTTTACGATAGGAAGAGAAAATTAAATGATCATTCAGATGCATTTCTTATATTGCCTGGTGGTATTGGAACAGCAGATGAATTCTTTGATGTCTTAAACCTAGCTAGTCTTGGGTTAATAACAAAAAAAATTATTGTCTACAATAAAAATGATTGTTGGACAGATTTACTTACATGGATAGATAAAGCTAAAAATATGGAAATGTTGCGTACTATTCCCAAAAACCTAGTAATAGCTGAAAATATAGATGATCTTATTTTTGCTTTAAAAAGTTATGTCTAA